In Chloroflexota bacterium, the following proteins share a genomic window:
- a CDS encoding ribonuclease J encodes MTKNKLRVIPLGGASEVGRNMWVFEYEEDIVICDMGVMFPESEMMGVDLVLPDITYLRDKVANIRGILLTHGHEDHIGAVPWLIGDLGFPTVYGTTLTLGLLSNKLKEHRLTDKVETKVIAPGDKFQLGCFTIEPFHIAHSIPDSVGFGLTSPAGLALYITDWKLDHTPVDNWPTEIDRLVDFGRRNPIVLVTDCVRVESKGYTPSERVVGDAFDQIFATAPGRVIMATFASNISRVQMAINAAIDYGRKVVPVGRSMENNTTIARELGYLEVPDGTLIRPSDMKNLPDDQIAIVCTGSQGEPMAALSRMANRDHRQISIQRGDTVVISASPIPGNEVSVYKVIDNLYKLGANVIYGSDLPVHVSGHAAQEELKMLLNLVQPQYVIPFHGDYRHLARYKQLAEGMGFNGDNVLIAEGGSIMEFSQNYGKLVSRAPVGHVFVDGVSVGDIGGAVVRDRQMLSKDGILMVVVSVDLQTGNLVAGPDIVSRGFVSTRDSTDLIEGAKEAVRASFSESYVVPARAFSDGEETAEGNSPAVSSPAARKIKEVVGRFLYERTRRRPMVIPVVMEV; translated from the coding sequence ATGACTAAAAACAAATTACGGGTTATCCCACTTGGGGGCGCATCGGAAGTTGGCCGCAACATGTGGGTTTTTGAGTATGAAGAAGATATTGTCATCTGCGATATGGGTGTGATGTTTCCCGAAAGCGAGATGATGGGCGTTGATCTGGTGTTGCCTGATATCACCTATTTGCGCGATAAAGTTGCCAATATTCGCGGTATTTTGCTGACCCACGGCCACGAAGACCACATCGGAGCCGTGCCTTGGTTGATTGGCGATCTAGGCTTTCCAACGGTGTATGGCACAACCTTAACCCTTGGTTTGCTCTCGAATAAGCTCAAAGAACATCGGTTAACTGATAAAGTTGAAACCAAAGTCATCGCGCCAGGCGATAAATTCCAGCTTGGTTGCTTCACGATTGAGCCATTTCACATTGCCCACTCCATCCCCGATTCAGTCGGCTTTGGCTTGACCTCGCCGGCTGGTTTGGCCTTGTACATCACCGACTGGAAGCTTGACCATACCCCTGTCGATAATTGGCCAACCGAAATTGATCGGTTGGTTGATTTTGGCCGTCGCAACCCAATCGTGTTGGTTACCGACTGCGTGCGGGTTGAATCGAAAGGCTACACCCCATCGGAGCGAGTGGTGGGCGATGCCTTTGATCAAATTTTTGCCACGGCTCCTGGTCGGGTCATTATGGCCACTTTTGCCTCAAATATCTCACGGGTACAAATGGCAATTAACGCGGCGATTGATTATGGCCGCAAGGTTGTGCCAGTTGGTCGCTCGATGGAAAACAACACCACGATCGCCCGTGAATTGGGCTACCTTGAAGTGCCCGATGGTACGTTGATTCGGCCAAGCGATATGAAAAACTTGCCCGATGATCAAATTGCGATTGTGTGTACGGGCAGCCAAGGCGAGCCAATGGCGGCGCTCTCACGGATGGCCAATCGCGACCATCGCCAAATTTCAATTCAGCGCGGCGATACCGTAGTAATCTCAGCCTCACCAATTCCAGGCAACGAAGTATCGGTCTATAAAGTGATCGATAATTTGTACAAACTTGGAGCAAATGTGATCTATGGTTCAGATTTGCCAGTGCACGTTTCTGGTCACGCCGCCCAAGAAGAGCTGAAAATGCTGCTCAACTTGGTGCAACCACAGTATGTTATCCCATTCCACGGCGATTATCGCCACTTGGCTCGCTATAAGCAATTGGCCGAGGGCATGGGCTTTAATGGCGATAACGTACTGATTGCCGAGGGCGGCTCGATTATGGAATTCAGTCAAAATTATGGCAAACTGGTGAGCCGCGCACCCGTTGGTCATGTCTTTGTTGATGGCGTTTCGGTCGGCGATATTGGTGGGGCTGTGGTGCGCGACCGCCAAATGCTTTCCAAAGATGGCATCCTGATGGTTGTCGTTTCGGTCGATCTCCAAACTGGCAACTTGGTGGCTGGGCCAGATATTGTGAGCCGCGGCTTTGTTTCGACCCGCGATTCAACCGATTTGATCGAGGGAGCCAAAGAAGCAGTGCGAGCCTCGTTCAGCGAAAGCTATGTGGTGCCAGCACGGGCATTTAGCGATGGTGAAGAAACCGCCGAAGGCAATTCGCCAGCAGTTTCCTCGCCCGCAGCTCGCAAAATCAAAGAAGTGGTTGGGCGCTTTCTCTACGAACGCACCCGCCGTCGCCCGATGGTTATCCCGGTGGTGATGGAAGTTTAA
- a CDS encoding carboxypeptidase regulatory-like domain-containing protein: MAKFPFIRQAALIAMTLSLGLQGAAQPARAEVMRAPTATTKFLVEPNSPANKFVRTNGTLIADYGSFSVWQVATSNANSLNQLAGAQAADLDTIGLRGISFNPLKNVPTVQPSLSQSPTADQQLWLVQFAGPLKDAWLDELTKAGAERVIYMPNNAYLVWANGQTVAKLDALSKSNGAIQWAGAYHPEYRLAPEFRQKASNPDAKGLVDITIQFYNSATVERDVREVLDASAQVYATPWQVLNFTTISVQVSEAALAPIARRANVYNIEAWEAPQKMDERQGQIIAGNVTTAGGKVVPNGPGYLSWLQSQGVPTDPNQYPIVDVIDDGLDNGTTSPIHPDFYVNGVRPGTSRIAAVGNCTADASGSNQDGHGHLNVGIVGSYNNLTGSPHVDGASSGIAGGYRVGLGISPFGRMASTKIFNNGGTFDLTNCGGGSNYIGIIAMAYTHGAAISSNSWGSNSGGAYTASSQAYDQGTRDASSTTAGNQEMAHIVAAGNAGSGTNTVGSPGTAKNVITVGATENVRDEGVSDGCNEPNADNADDIATFSSRGPTDDARVKPDIMAPGTHVMGPASQQADFSGDSVCAIAGSAYYPTGQTLYTWSSGTSHSTPAVAGAASLLYTKYRTSFGGGVAPSPAMLKAYMLASTRYMNGSGTGGTLPSNNQGWGDMNLAPALDSTPRIVVDQSRTFGATGEEFTQVGQVADSAKPMRITLAWTDAVGSTTGNSYVNDLDLEVTVGGQTYKGNVFNGALSTTGGTADNKNNIEGVYLPAGASGAIQVKVIARNIAGDAIPGNADTTDQDFALYVYNGSVGPTGTLTGQVTQSNSNPVVGAMVRTSGGSSALTNASGNYSMIVPVGTYAVTASLQGAFQVVPSVSITENVTTTQNFVLSYGSITGTVRDAFSPSNPVVGANVSVTGYSTTTNAAGQYTIPVANVGSTTVTVSAPKYVTQSQSVTVVDAGTATQDFTLAAGAVAGIVTNSANGAPVGDATVAISNQYVKTKADGSFAIRLEPGSHTLTASKIGFAADSASLTISNGVTTTQDLEITPVFGYTPASLTRTFTFGDAPFTDTVGLELTNNGTQPFTYTIRENGATGFTPAVNRAGGNVLVVQRNSATSATAATTALTALGYTFESIDNVAFEARSLANLQTFDAVIFLGTTNATANNASETKLTAYLNAGGKLFIADNDLGFFTNSGTFYRTMLDSTYGGDDPGAANRALTGFDFMAGVNAASADSFPDFYTPGSSSTVIFRYVNNAVGGSFIQRNGYKAVYLATDFISLGTSASGEAIERTVLERVLQAIIGSGDSIPWLQEAPATGVIAGGASTDVAIGWNPGVITQPGTYTGSLNLGYSAVISQTFNIPVTMIINPAATQARIGGTVVSSGVCDTIPAPAAGAKILITYTSGMTATVTTNANGEYAFFVPQGGTYTVAASAVDHLGQSQSVTVADGAEVTQNFTLRLNKACLTAGPTSLSASLQLGAAPVTQTLVVTSKGAAPLNATISEQSRSAISQAGYTISEIPYNWIEANDGTNLNLTDDAEANITSPFTVTIFNTSSRNLRVANNGVVLVGATTGDVAATNESLLTGATNNVISPFWDDVDDESGATYWKVVGTAPNRSLIVQWENRPHYDNIGNATFQVVINEQGGMIYQYKDLDYGNPSFNNGLSATVGVRGASTAQAAQFSFNQARLRSEMALCVSASCDAISWLTETPNTITGLPGTPVTNQVVNVVFSTNGLTQAGVYTGNLVLTHNAPLPGVTIPVTLTVTAPPNFGSISGTIQGLAACDVSPAPLSGATVTINTTPATVLTTSGSGSYSYSLAAGSYTITVAKAGYVTQTYNVTVTAAGAVTQNGQLRLNAPCLDVDTTPISETVGINTITTQTLTLDNNGAAPLTWTIAELAASGRQAPSGEVATRKPVPAHLRSAGSKQTAPAAEVVQDGSFEATVAAGNSNSNPFWSQSSTNFGVVFCTTACDPNSTSDVPHTGTWFAWFGGIDNTMPTETATMQQSFVAPTGSSGTLSFWMFITAVADRPNDFMRVLIDGNEVYRVTNPERTGFPTYTLVEVPINASALAAGTNHTLTVESVVQAGGNSNFFLDDISLDLSGGASCVADAAPWVRSVPNSGTIAADGSANVALEFNTNGLAAGLHTVNLCIQTNDTAQPNVQIPVTINVTENVDPTRKIYLPMVSKN, encoded by the coding sequence ATGGCCAAATTCCCCTTCATTCGGCAAGCAGCCCTCATTGCAATGACGCTCTCATTGGGACTTCAAGGTGCGGCGCAACCAGCCCGTGCCGAAGTAATGCGTGCTCCGACTGCGACGACCAAGTTCCTCGTTGAACCAAACAGCCCAGCCAACAAATTTGTTCGCACGAATGGTACGTTGATTGCCGATTATGGCTCTTTTTCAGTCTGGCAAGTTGCCACGAGCAACGCCAATAGCCTCAACCAATTAGCTGGCGCACAAGCCGCCGATCTGGATACGATTGGCTTACGCGGAATCAGCTTCAATCCTTTAAAGAACGTTCCCACAGTACAACCAAGCCTGAGCCAAAGCCCAACTGCCGACCAACAATTGTGGTTGGTGCAATTTGCGGGGCCACTCAAGGATGCTTGGTTGGATGAACTGACCAAAGCTGGCGCGGAACGTGTGATTTACATGCCCAACAATGCTTACCTCGTTTGGGCAAATGGCCAAACCGTGGCCAAACTTGATGCACTCAGCAAGAGCAATGGGGCGATTCAATGGGCTGGTGCCTATCACCCCGAATATCGCCTAGCTCCTGAGTTCCGCCAAAAAGCCAGCAACCCCGATGCGAAGGGGCTGGTCGATATTACGATTCAGTTCTATAACAGTGCGACGGTTGAGCGTGATGTGCGCGAAGTGCTTGATGCCAGCGCCCAAGTTTACGCAACCCCATGGCAAGTGCTCAACTTCACCACGATTTCGGTGCAAGTCAGCGAAGCCGCCTTGGCTCCAATTGCTCGCCGCGCCAATGTCTACAACATTGAAGCGTGGGAAGCTCCTCAAAAAATGGATGAGCGCCAAGGCCAAATTATTGCTGGTAACGTAACCACTGCTGGTGGCAAAGTGGTGCCGAACGGCCCAGGCTACTTAAGCTGGTTGCAAAGCCAAGGCGTGCCAACCGACCCCAACCAATATCCAATTGTCGATGTTATCGATGATGGTTTGGATAACGGCACGACCTCGCCCATTCACCCCGACTTCTATGTCAATGGGGTTCGGCCTGGTACTTCGCGGATTGCCGCGGTTGGTAACTGTACAGCTGATGCTTCTGGGTCAAACCAAGATGGTCACGGTCACCTCAATGTAGGGATTGTTGGTAGCTACAATAACCTGACTGGCTCGCCCCACGTTGACGGCGCTAGCTCAGGGATTGCTGGCGGCTATCGCGTTGGCCTAGGTATTTCGCCATTCGGGCGGATGGCTAGCACCAAGATTTTCAACAATGGTGGTACTTTTGATTTGACCAATTGTGGTGGCGGTAGCAACTACATTGGGATCATTGCTATGGCTTATACCCATGGCGCTGCTATCTCATCCAACAGTTGGGGTTCAAACAGTGGTGGCGCGTATACCGCTTCATCACAAGCCTACGACCAAGGAACTCGTGATGCAAGCAGCACCACTGCTGGCAACCAAGAAATGGCGCACATCGTTGCCGCTGGTAACGCTGGTTCAGGTACGAACACGGTTGGCTCACCTGGTACTGCCAAGAACGTTATCACCGTAGGCGCAACCGAAAACGTGCGCGACGAAGGCGTATCGGATGGTTGTAATGAGCCAAATGCCGATAACGCTGATGACATTGCTACGTTCTCAAGCCGTGGTCCAACCGATGATGCACGGGTAAAACCCGACATTATGGCTCCTGGAACGCACGTGATGGGTCCAGCTTCACAACAAGCCGACTTCAGTGGCGACAGTGTTTGTGCAATCGCTGGTAGTGCCTACTATCCAACGGGCCAAACACTCTACACGTGGTCGAGCGGTACAAGCCACTCAACCCCAGCGGTGGCAGGGGCAGCCTCATTGCTCTACACCAAATATCGCACCAGCTTTGGTGGCGGGGTTGCTCCAAGCCCAGCAATGTTGAAAGCCTATATGTTGGCTTCAACCCGCTACATGAACGGCAGCGGTACGGGTGGCACCTTGCCATCAAACAATCAAGGTTGGGGCGATATGAACTTGGCTCCGGCCTTGGATAGCACCCCACGGATTGTGGTAGACCAAAGCCGCACCTTCGGCGCAACCGGTGAAGAATTTACCCAAGTGGGCCAAGTTGCCGATTCAGCCAAACCAATGCGAATTACCTTGGCATGGACTGACGCAGTTGGTAGCACTACTGGTAACAGCTATGTCAACGACCTTGATCTCGAAGTGACAGTTGGTGGCCAAACCTACAAAGGTAACGTCTTCAACGGCGCACTTTCAACCACTGGCGGCACTGCTGATAACAAGAACAACATCGAAGGTGTTTACTTGCCAGCAGGCGCAAGCGGTGCAATCCAAGTCAAAGTCATTGCCCGCAACATTGCTGGCGATGCCATTCCAGGCAATGCTGACACCACCGACCAAGACTTTGCCTTGTATGTTTACAACGGCTCAGTTGGCCCAACCGGTACCTTGACTGGCCAAGTAACCCAAAGCAACAGCAACCCAGTTGTTGGCGCAATGGTTCGCACCAGCGGCGGCTCAAGTGCTTTGACCAACGCCAGTGGTAACTACAGCATGATCGTACCAGTTGGTACCTATGCTGTAACCGCTAGCTTGCAAGGTGCATTCCAAGTCGTCCCAAGCGTATCAATTACTGAAAATGTCACCACGACCCAAAACTTTGTCTTGAGCTACGGCTCAATTACAGGGACGGTGCGTGATGCCTTTAGCCCAAGCAACCCAGTTGTTGGGGCAAATGTGTCGGTCACTGGCTATAGCACCACAACCAATGCCGCTGGCCAATACACCATTCCGGTGGCCAATGTTGGTTCAACCACGGTAACGGTCAGTGCGCCAAAATATGTCACGCAATCACAATCAGTAACGGTGGTTGATGCTGGCACGGCGACCCAAGACTTCACCTTGGCTGCTGGCGCGGTCGCAGGGATTGTGACCAACAGCGCGAACGGCGCACCAGTTGGCGATGCAACGGTCGCCATCAGCAACCAATACGTCAAGACCAAAGCTGACGGTAGCTTTGCCATTCGCTTGGAGCCAGGCAGCCATACCCTGACCGCTTCGAAGATTGGTTTTGCTGCTGATAGCGCGAGCTTGACGATTAGCAATGGGGTTACAACAACCCAAGATCTGGAAATTACTCCAGTCTTTGGTTATACCCCAGCCAGCTTGACCCGTACCTTTACCTTTGGTGATGCTCCATTCACCGATACTGTTGGTTTAGAATTAACCAACAACGGTACTCAGCCATTCACCTACACCATTCGCGAAAATGGTGCGACTGGCTTTACTCCAGCGGTCAACCGCGCTGGTGGCAACGTGTTGGTGGTTCAACGCAACTCGGCAACCTCGGCCACTGCTGCAACGACGGCTTTGACCGCGCTTGGCTATACCTTTGAATCAATCGATAACGTTGCATTCGAAGCCCGTAGCTTGGCCAACTTGCAAACTTTTGATGCAGTAATCTTCCTTGGCACAACTAACGCAACCGCCAATAATGCCAGCGAAACCAAACTTACCGCATACCTCAACGCAGGTGGTAAGCTGTTTATTGCTGATAACGACCTTGGTTTCTTCACCAACTCAGGTACGTTCTACCGAACCATGCTTGACTCAACCTATGGTGGTGATGATCCAGGTGCTGCGAATCGGGCCTTGACTGGCTTCGATTTCATGGCTGGTGTGAATGCTGCTTCAGCAGACTCATTCCCTGACTTCTATACCCCAGGTAGTTCATCGACGGTGATCTTCCGCTATGTCAATAATGCAGTTGGCGGTAGCTTCATCCAACGTAATGGTTACAAAGCAGTCTACCTTGCAACCGACTTCATTAGCCTAGGCACCAGTGCCAGTGGTGAAGCGATCGAACGCACTGTGCTTGAGCGTGTGCTGCAAGCAATTATTGGTAGCGGCGATAGTATTCCATGGTTGCAGGAAGCCCCTGCGACTGGAGTGATTGCTGGCGGTGCAAGCACCGACGTGGCAATCGGCTGGAATCCTGGTGTGATTACCCAACCTGGTACCTACACTGGCAGCCTGAACCTTGGTTACTCAGCAGTGATTAGCCAAACATTCAACATTCCAGTGACAATGATCATCAACCCCGCTGCTACCCAAGCACGGATTGGTGGTACGGTTGTTTCATCAGGTGTTTGTGATACGATTCCTGCTCCAGCTGCTGGCGCTAAGATCTTGATCACCTATACCAGCGGGATGACTGCAACAGTTACTACCAATGCCAATGGTGAATATGCCTTCTTCGTGCCTCAAGGTGGTACCTATACCGTTGCTGCTAGTGCTGTTGATCATCTTGGTCAATCACAAAGCGTCACGGTTGCTGATGGTGCTGAAGTTACCCAAAACTTCACCTTGCGCTTGAACAAAGCTTGTTTGACCGCTGGTCCAACTTCATTGAGTGCATCACTCCAATTGGGTGCTGCCCCTGTAACTCAAACGTTGGTTGTAACCAGCAAGGGTGCTGCTCCGCTCAATGCAACAATCAGCGAGCAAAGCCGCAGCGCCATCAGCCAAGCTGGCTATACCATCTCGGAAATTCCATATAACTGGATCGAAGCCAACGATGGTACGAACCTGAACTTGACTGACGATGCAGAAGCCAACATTACCAGCCCATTTACCGTAACCATCTTCAACACCAGCAGCCGTAACTTGCGGGTTGCTAACAATGGGGTTGTCCTGGTCGGTGCAACCACTGGTGATGTCGCTGCAACCAACGAATCGTTGCTGACTGGCGCAACCAACAATGTTATCTCACCATTCTGGGATGATGTTGATGATGAATCAGGGGCAACCTACTGGAAAGTTGTCGGTACTGCGCCAAATCGCTCATTGATCGTTCAATGGGAAAATCGCCCACACTACGACAATATTGGTAATGCAACCTTCCAAGTTGTGATCAACGAACAAGGTGGCATGATTTACCAATACAAAGATCTCGATTATGGCAATCCATCATTCAACAATGGTTTGAGTGCAACCGTTGGTGTTCGTGGTGCAAGCACGGCTCAAGCTGCTCAATTCAGCTTCAACCAAGCTCGCCTGCGCAGCGAAATGGCCTTGTGTGTTTCTGCTAGCTGTGATGCTATTTCATGGTTGACTGAAACGCCAAATACGATTACTGGCTTACCCGGTACGCCAGTGACTAATCAAGTGGTCAATGTGGTCTTCTCGACCAATGGCCTGACCCAAGCTGGGGTCTACACTGGTAACTTGGTCTTGACCCACAATGCACCACTACCAGGCGTAACTATCCCTGTAACCTTGACGGTTACTGCTCCACCGAACTTCGGTTCAATTAGTGGGACAATTCAAGGCTTAGCTGCATGTGATGTCTCACCTGCTCCATTAAGTGGCGCAACTGTGACGATCAACACTACTCCAGCAACGGTCTTGACCACCAGCGGCTCTGGATCATACAGCTATAGCTTAGCTGCTGGTAGCTATACGATTACGGTTGCCAAGGCTGGCTATGTTACCCAAACCTACAACGTGACGGTTACGGCAGCTGGTGCGGTTACCCAAAATGGCCAACTGCGCTTGAATGCACCATGTTTGGATGTTGATACCACGCCAATCAGCGAGACTGTTGGAATCAACACCATCACAACTCAAACCCTGACCTTGGATAACAATGGTGCAGCACCCTTGACTTGGACAATTGCTGAACTGGCTGCCAGTGGCCGCCAAGCCCCAAGTGGCGAAGTAGCTACCCGCAAACCAGTCCCAGCCCACTTACGCTCTGCGGGTAGCAAGCAAACAGCACCTGCCGCTGAAGTGGTCCAAGATGGTAGTTTTGAGGCAACTGTTGCCGCAGGCAATAGCAACTCAAACCCATTCTGGAGCCAAAGCTCAACCAATTTTGGGGTTGTGTTCTGTACAACTGCCTGTGATCCAAACTCAACCTCGGATGTTCCACATACCGGAACCTGGTTTGCATGGTTCGGTGGGATCGACAACACGATGCCAACCGAAACTGCTACAATGCAGCAAAGCTTTGTTGCCCCAACCGGTAGCAGCGGAACACTCTCGTTCTGGATGTTTATTACAGCAGTTGCCGATCGTCCAAACGACTTTATGCGCGTTTTGATCGATGGCAATGAAGTCTATCGAGTAACCAACCCAGAACGGACTGGCTTCCCAACCTACACCTTGGTCGAAGTACCGATCAACGCATCGGCGCTAGCCGCTGGAACAAACCATACCCTGACGGTTGAATCAGTTGTTCAGGCTGGCGGTAATAGCAACTTCTTCCTTGATGATATTTCACTTGACCTCAGTGGTGGCGCTTCATGTGTTGCTGATGCTGCTCCATGGGTTCGCTCAGTGCCAAATAGTGGCACGATTGCAGCCGATGGCTCAGCCAATGTGGCACTTGAATTCAACACCAATGGCTTGGCCGCTGGTCTCCACACAGTCAACCTGTGTATCCAAACCAACGACACAGCCCAACCAAATGTTCAAATTCCAGTGACGATCAACGTGACTGAGAATGTTGATCCAACCCGTAAGATCTACTTACCAATGGTCAGCAAGAACTAA